The following are from one region of the Silene latifolia isolate original U9 population chromosome 9, ASM4854445v1, whole genome shotgun sequence genome:
- the LOC141602440 gene encoding wall-associated receptor kinase 5-like translates to MFKFRQLIIIVFHLWLPILGMVSTTNLPISKPGCRSTCGNVTVPYPFGIGLDRACFLNSLYAVTCNTTFSPPKLYISNAEILGINGTLMRVTNIVKSKCYNGSGSGYMGLDLLNYPAVYSDTRNKITVVGCNTVALISRTWGNNKFSRSCIATCSAPLDVTNGLCSGIGCCQTPVPKGLNSFEVDIFLLNHTSIIKNNLCSYAFFAEEHRFIFNVRDLINPNFISRTETSVPVVIEWFIGENGTTCDEAKRNKPSYGCKANAECIDFERVDSWGYTCSCLPGYEGNPYLGCSDINECASSINPCLNTCINTDGSYKCPCHKGRIGDGLKNGTGCTIPEISNITRFAVEISLAMSFGLLVCITCITLTVFVKRRRKIMKLREKFFEQNGGLMLEQQLSHYQGNDKSFKIYTSTELRAITDNYSKKRVLGQGGCGIVYKGILKDDTQVAVKTSKVVDQTQIEQFINEVVILTQINHRNVVRLVGCCLETEVPVLVYEFISNGTLFEHIHRVGGTRWLTWQNCIRLALETADALSYLHSAASPPIIHRDVKSSNILIDDNYAVKISDFGASILVPIDQSRVITAVQGTHGYFDPEYLQTSQLTEKSDVYGFGVLLAELLTKLPAVSLLRKPEERNLAAYFLKAMKEDRLLEIIDAELANEATEEQLFDMAKLVKNCLNVKGEDRPSMKEVAVKLEDMRNRMNHGLETKQK, encoded by the exons ATGTTCAAGTTTCGTCAATTAATTATTATTGTCTTCCACCTTTGGTTGCCGATATTGGGCATGGTCTCGACGACAAACTTACCCATCTCCAAGCCGGGGTGTCGTTCCACTTGCGGAAATGTAACTGTTCCCTACCCGTTTGGCATTGGGCTTGACAGGGCATGTTTTCTTAACTCTCTGTACGCCGTAACTTGCAACACTACTTTTAGTCCGCCCAAGTTATACATTTCTAACGCTGAGATACTCGGAATAAATGGAACCCTGATGCGGGTTACAAACATCGTGAAAAGTAAGTGTTACAATGGGTCGGGCAGCGGATATATGGGATTGGATCTGCTGAACTACCCAGCAGTGTATTCAGACACGCGAAACAAGATTACAGTCGTAGGTTGTAATACTGTAGCTCTAATATCGCGTACCTGGGGAAACAATAAATTCTCAAGAAGCTGTATAGCTACTTGCTCTGCACCATTGGATGTGACTAACGGGTTATGTTCGGGTATCGGTTGCTGCCAAACCCCTGTTCCCAAGGGATTGAATAGTTTTGAAGTCGACATATTTTTATTGAATCACACCAGTATAATCAAGAATAATCTCTGTAGTTACGCATTTTTTGCTGAAGAACACCGATTCATCTTCAATGTCAGAGATCTGATCAACCCAAACTTCATATCTAGAACGGAAACCAGTGTTCCGGTTGTGATTGAATGGTTCATTGGTGAAAATGGGACAACATGTGATGAAGCTAAAAGGAACAAGCCTAGTTACGGTTGTAAGGCCAATGCCGAATGTATTGACTTTGAGAGAGTTGACTCGTGGGGATACACTTGCAGTTGCCTTCCTGGTTACGAGGGCAATCCATATCTTGGATGCTCAG ATATTAACGAATGCGCAAGTTCAATCAATCCTTGCTTGAATACTTGTATTAACACCGATGGCAGTTACAAATGCCCTTGTCACAAAGGTCGGATTGGCGATGGCCTCAAGAATGGAACTGGTTGTACGATCCCTGAAATAAGCAACATTACGCGATTTGCTGTGGAAATTAGTCTAG CGATGAGCTTCGGATTGTTAGTATGCATCACATGTATCACCTTGACAGTGTTTGtaaagaggaggaggaagattaTGAAGCTAAGGGAGAAATTCTTCGAGCAGAATGGCGGTTTAATGTTGGAACAACAACTCTCTCATTATCAAGGCAACGATAAGTCCTTCAAAATATACACCTCAACTGAATTAAGAGCAATTACTGATAACTACAGTAAAAAACGCGTGTTAGGCCAAGGCGGTTGTGGCATTGTATACAAGGGCATCTTAAAGGATGATACTCAAGTCGCTGTGAAAACGTCAAAAGTTGTCGATCAAACTCAAATCGAGCAATTCATTAATGAAGTCGTTATCCTCACTCAAATCAACCACCGAAATGTGGTGAGACTCGTAGGGTGCTGTCTTGAGACTGAAGTTCCTGTGTTGGTTTATGAGTTCATCTCCAATGGCACGCTCTTCGAGCATATTCATAGAGTTGGAGGAACTCGTTGGCTTACTTGGCAAAATTGCATAAGGCTCGCCTTGGAGACGGCTGATGCCCTTTCCTACCTTCACTCTGCCGCGTCTCCTCCCATAATTCATAGAGATGTAAAATCGTCCAATATCTTGATAGATGATAATTATGCCGTGAAAATATCTGACTTTGGGGCGTCAATATTGGTACCCATTGATCAGAGTCGGGTTATAACAGCGGTCCAAGGGACACACGGGTATTTTGATCCAGAGTACCTCCAAACGAGCCAATTAACAGAGAAAAGCGATGTCTACGGCTTTGGAGTTCTCCTAGCAGAGCTACTGACCAAACTACCAGCGGTTTCCTTGTTAAGGAAACCGGAAGAAAGGAACTTGGCTGCCTACTTTCTCAAGGCTATGAAAGAGGATCGATTGTTGGAAATTATTGATGCTGAGCTGGCGAATGAAGCAACTGAAGAACAGCTCTTCGATATGGCTAAGCTTGTGAAGAATTGTTTGAATGTAAAAGGTGAAGACCGGCCTTCTATGAAGGAAGTAGCTGTTAAGTTGGAGGATATGAGGAATCGAATGAATCATGGGCTCGAGACCAAGCAGAAATAA